From the genome of Thermodesulfovibrionales bacterium, one region includes:
- a CDS encoding DUF3047 domain-containing protein: MRSSKHYKWLAVFLLLFVPLLFVPADAVSGAQGRSLNLDFSGIPAGEGVPLPWKIRLKEGKADASIASEKGGNILHLICRESSFSVERDVSLDIADSPHLSWTWKVVRAPVFGDVRKRRYNDQALQLLVAFENRKVISYVWDSNAPAGTITDESLGWPLNLKIKVIVVKSGSEDMGKWITHERNIYEDYVSLFQEEPPMLRGVRIQTNTQHTMDIAEGYMRLISFSRSSPSQSFGQVR; this comes from the coding sequence GTGAGATCATCGAAACACTACAAATGGCTTGCAGTATTTTTACTCTTGTTCGTGCCGCTTCTCTTTGTCCCTGCAGACGCCGTCAGCGGGGCGCAGGGACGTTCATTGAATCTCGATTTTAGCGGGATTCCCGCCGGCGAGGGGGTCCCCCTTCCCTGGAAGATCAGGCTCAAGGAGGGGAAGGCCGATGCGAGCATAGCCTCAGAAAAGGGAGGGAATATCCTCCATCTCATATGCAGGGAATCGTCGTTTTCCGTCGAGAGGGATGTCTCACTCGACATTGCCGACTCTCCGCATCTGAGCTGGACATGGAAGGTAGTGAGGGCGCCCGTGTTCGGTGACGTACGGAAGAGAAGATATAACGACCAGGCGCTGCAGCTGCTCGTGGCCTTCGAAAACAGAAAAGTCATCAGTTACGTCTGGGACTCGAATGCGCCGGCGGGAACGATCACGGACGAATCACTGGGATGGCCTCTTAACCTGAAGATAAAGGTCATTGTGGTAAAGTCGGGAAGTGAAGATATGGGGAAATGGATAACCCATGAGAGAAATATCTACGAGGACTATGTAAGCCTTTTTCAGGAAGAGCCCCCGATGCTGAGAGGTGTTCGAATTCAGACGAATACACAACACACCATGGACATCGCCGAGGGTTATATGAGGCTGATTTCTTTCAGCAGATCCTCGCCGTCGCAATCCTTTGGGCAAGTGAGATGA